Within the Candidatus Limnocylindrales bacterium genome, the region GCAGTCGAGGCCGAGCTCTACCGCACCGGCACGCGCAACGTGCAGGTCGCGCGCATCGACGAGCGCAAGAAGATCATCCATCAGTTCCAGCGCCGGTCCGTCGAAACCTATGACCTCGCGGCCGATCCCGGTGAGCACGCATCGCTCGCGCCCGGCTCCGCGCCCGCCGAATCACTGATGACGGGGCTTCGCGACTGGCTCGATCAGCACTGGCACCATTTCGACCAGCGCGCGCGCAAGGAAGGCATCCAGCCGGTCGTGCTCGACGCGAAGGCAAGGGACCAGCTGAGGTCGCTCGGCTACCTCCAGTAAAAGACAAGCCGTGAATCGAACGTTGTTCTACAGCCTCGTGGCCCTCGGCCTCGCGTGGCGGATCTGGATGCTGACGCACTACCGGCTCGTCAGCGGCGGCGACGTCGACGTCTACCTCGCCGACGAGGGAATCGTCGGGCTGATGGGCAAGCACATCCTCGAGCAGCATGCGCTGCCGGTGTTCTTCTACGGCCAGTCATATCTCGGCGCGCTCGAAGCCTACGTGGCGGCGCTGTTCTTCGCGCTCTTCGGCGTAGGCCTGACATCGCTTCGTGCGGTGCCGCTGGTGTTCTCGATCGCGCTCGGAGTCGTCGTCTACCGCTTCGCGTACCGCTTTCATTCGGTGGCCGTGGCGCGCTGGGCAACCGCGCTCGTCGCGGTTGCGCCGATGTACTTCCTGCAGTGGAACCTCAAGGCGCGAGGCGGCTTCGTCGAGCACGTCTTCCTGCTGTTCGTCGTGATGCTGCTGTTCTGGTCGTTCTATCTCTATCGCCGGCGCGATCCGGCAACCGCGTTTGCGCTCGGGCTCGCTGCGGGAGTCGCGCTGTGGGTCAACCAGCTCGTCGGTGCCTATCTCGCGGCGATGGCTTTTCTCCTGCTGCTGGATCGGGAGGATCGCCGCGGCTGGAAAGAGGCCGCCATCGGTCTCGTTCTCGGTTCGTGCCTTCTCATCGGCTACAACGTCGTGCATCCGCTCGCGACGGTGCGATCGCTCGCTCGCAAGGCGCTGGTGATGAATCGCGTCGAGGCGAGCGAACGCGACGATGCGTGGGCGAGGAGGGGGTTCGAAAAGCGCATCGCAGCGCTCGGCGACGGGCTCGACAAGCTCGGCATCGTGTTCGGGGTGCCGCCGGGCGCCGACGTGGAGCGGCTCGGCATGAGCGAGGAGGCACGGGCAGGCGGGCCGCTGGCGCCGCTTCGCAGGCGGCTATTCGTGCTGCCGCTCGTGGTCTTTGCCATCGCACTGGTCGCTGCGCGCCCGCGCCGCGGGCCGGGCGGCTGGTCGGCGATCGGCTCGGATCCGCTGCTTGCGCTGTTCCTCGTCATCACGTTCGTCGTCGGCTACGTGAGTCCCAGGTACATGCTCCCGGCTTACCCGCTGGCCGCGATCCTCGCTGCCGCGCTGGTCACGCGCCTGACCGGCGTCCGCAGGGCCTGGATGACGGCCGGCCTTGCCGCGGTACTGCTGTTTCATCTCACGGGCTGGGTCGATGCGGCCATGATGCCGCCGGCTGCCGACGACGACCGAGGCGAGGTGCTCGTGCGATGGCTGGATGACCGCGGCATCCGTGCCTGTTATAGCGCGTCACCGCTTTACCACGTCGTCTTTGCGGGCGGGGAAAGGGTCGTGATTTCGCCGCTGCAGAAAGACCGGTATCCGGCCTACGACGACCGGATCGAGGCAACCGACTCGATCTGTTACGTGTTCCGCGACGACCAGACGGCCAAACGCCAGCACCTGGCGATGCTCGACCTGCTGAAGACGAAAGGTGTGCGGTACGCGGAGCAGCGCGTGGGGTCCTACAGCGTACTCTACGATTTCGAGCCGCGGCGCGCGTTGCGTGCCGGCGACGTCGAAGCCGTACGCACCGCGCCGGCGCCGGGCGGCGCTGGAAACGAAGGCGACGAATCGACCGACAGGACGGAGTGATCGATGACGAATGAGCTTGAAAAGAAGATCCAGGACGGAACGGCGCGCGCGGCCGTGGTCGGGCTCGGCTACGTGGGCCTGCCGCTGGCTGTCGAGCTCGCGCATTCGGGCCTGCACGTCACCGGCATCGACGTGTCGAAGAAGAAGGTCGACGCGATCAACGCCGGACGTTCGTACATCCTCGACGTTCCGAGCGAGCGCGTCGACGCGCTCGTCAACAAGGGGCTTCTCGACGCGACCACCGACTTTGCGGCGGTCTCGGGGCTCGACACGATCAACATCTGCGTGCCGACGCCGCTGCGCAAGACGCGCGAGCCCGACCTGTCGTTCGTGATCAGCGCGATCGACAGCCTGCTTCCGCACATGCGGCCCGGCCAGCTGCTGATCCTCGAAAGCACGACGTATCCGGGCACGACCGACGAGATCGTGCTGCCGCGGCTGCGTTCCGTCGGGCTCGAGCCCGGACGCGACGTCGAAGTCGCGTTCTCGCCCGAGCGCACCGATCCGGGCAACAAGCTGTTCGACACGCGGCGGATTCCGAAGGTCGTCGGCGGCTGCACGCCTCTCGCGAGCCGCGCGGCGCGTGCGCTCTACGGGCGCTGCATCGACCAGGTCGTCATGGTCAGCTCGCCGCGCGTCGCCGAGATGGTCAAGCTGCTCGAGAACACGTTCCGCAGCGTCAACATCGCGCTCGCCAACGAGATGGCGATGATGTGCGCCCATCTCGGAATCGACGTGTGGGAAGTGATCGACGCCGCTGCGACCAAGCCGTTCGGATTCATGCCGTTCTATCCGGGCCCCGGGCTCGGAGGGCACTGCATCCCGGTCGATCCGCTCTATCTGACATGGAAGGCGAGGGCGGAGGGATTCGAGCCGCGCTTCATCGAGCTCGCCGGCCAGATCAATGCGCAGAAGCCGGAGTTCGTGGCGCAGAAGGTCAGCGATGCGCTCAACGACCGTCGCAAGTCGCTCAAGGGGTCGAGCATTCTGGCGCTCGGCGTGGCGTACAAGCGCGACGTCGACGACGTGCGCGAGTCGCCGGCGCTCGATGTGATGACGCTGCTCGCCGCCAAAGGCGCAAAGATCACGTATTCGGATCCGTTCGTCCCGGAGATCGAGCTGCGCGGCAACAAGTTGAAGAGCGTCGAGCCTGCGGCCGCGGCGCTGGCCGCAGCCGATGCCGTGCTGCTGCTGACCGATCACACGGCATTCGACCGTCCGGCCATCGCGTCGGCGTCCAAGCTGCTGATCGACACGCGCAACGCATTCAAGGGCATCGACGGAGACCACATCCTGCGGGTCTGAGGAACGATGCCGCCGGCCGACACAGCGACGGACCGTATCAACGGAACGCGGATCGGCACCGGCGGGCTCGATCTCGGCGCGGGCCGCGAGCCGGCCGGCGAGCGCAGCAACGTGCGCAGGCGGATCGGGCTGGTGATCGGACAACTCACATATGGCGGCGCCGAAGGACAGCTGTTCGAGCTTGCGCGCGGGCTTTCGCAATCGAAGCTCGCCGATCCGGTCGTGTACTGCCTGTCCGAAAGCGACGAGCCGTACGCAAGCCGTCTGCGCGAGGCGGGAATCCGGGTGCGTGTGTTCGCGTCGCGCGGCAGCTTCGACGTCGGACGCGTGCTCGCGCTCAGGCGCGCGCTTGCTGCGGACCGCATCGAGGTCGTCCACGCGTTCCTCTTCCTTGCGAGCGGATATTCCTATCTCGCAACCCGCGGCCTTGCCGGAGTGCGCCTCGTGACGTCGGCACGCAACTGCAAGCCGGAGCCGAACCCGGTCCGGCGCGCGGTGCTGCGCGCCGCCTTTCGCGCGTCGTCGCGCGTGCTGTGCAACTCGCGCGAGATGGCACGCTACGCGGCGAGCTACTACGGCGCACCGGCCGAGCGCACGGCAGTGGTGCTGAACGGCGTCGATACGGCCCGGTTCTTCGTCGAGAGGCGGGCGCACGAAGGGCTGCGCATCGGCACGGTCGGCCGCCTCGAGCGCCAGAAGAACCTCGGGATGTTCCTCGACGCCGCGGAAATGGTTCTGGCCCGCCGCCCCGACGCCCGCTTCGAAATCGTCGGAGACGGCTCGCTGCGTGATCACTGGAAGGCCGAGATTGCGCGGCGCAGCCTCGATCATGCGGTCTCACTGCCCGGAACGCGCAGCGACATTCCGCAGCTCTTTGCCGGCCTCGACCAGTTCTGGCTGACGTCCGACTGGGAGGGCACGCCGAACGTCGTGCTCGAAGCCATGGCGGCAGGCCTCGCCGTGATCGCGACGCGCGTCGGCGGCACGCCCGAAGTCATCGACGATCGCCGCTCGGGCATTCTCGTCGAGCCCGGCGATGCTGCTGCCGTTGCGAGCGCATCGCTCGAGCTGGCGGGTGCGCCGGACGTGGCGCGTGAGCTCGGGGCCAGCGCTCGCAAGAGCACGGCGGAGCGTTTTTCGATCGACGCCATGGTGCGGGCGACGACGCGAGTCTACGAGCAGGCCGTCGCCGGGGTGCACGCATGACGGGTGCCGGCACAGGTTCGTCCTCCTCCGTGCTTCCGTTCGTCAGCGTGATCATTCCGATGCGCAACGAAGAGGCGTGGATCGCACGCTGTCTCGGAAGCGTGCTGGCGCAGGATTACCCGGCCGACCGCATGGAGGTCATCGTCACCGACGGAATGTCGACGGACTCGTCGCCGCAGATGCTGGCCGACCTCGCGAAACGCGACCCGCGGGTGCGGGTCCTCGCAAACCCCGGCCTGATCGTGCCGACCGGCCTCAACCTGGCGATTGCGGCGGCACGTGGCGACGTGATCGCACGCATCGATGCGCACACGATGATCGAGCCCGACTACCTTCGGCGCGGCATCGAGCTGCTCGCGCGCACCGGAGCGAGCAACGTCGGCGGTCCGATGATCTGCCGCGGCGGCAGCCCCGTCGGCGATGCGATCGCGGCGGCGATGGCGTCGCGATTCGGCATCGGCGCGACGTTTCATTTCGCCACCGGCGAGGTCGAATGCGACACGGTCTACATGGGGATGTGGCCGCGGCGCGTATTCGAGGAAGTGGGCCTGTTCGACGAGGAATTCGTCCGCAATCAGGACGACGAGCTGAGCTACCGCATCCGCAAGGCCGGAGGCCGGATCGTGGTCTCTCCGGTGATGCGCTCGATCTACCAGAACCGCGAATCGTGGAAGGCGCTCGCG harbors:
- a CDS encoding glycosyltransferase encodes the protein MPPADTATDRINGTRIGTGGLDLGAGREPAGERSNVRRRIGLVIGQLTYGGAEGQLFELARGLSQSKLADPVVYCLSESDEPYASRLREAGIRVRVFASRGSFDVGRVLALRRALAADRIEVVHAFLFLASGYSYLATRGLAGVRLVTSARNCKPEPNPVRRAVLRAAFRASSRVLCNSREMARYAASYYGAPAERTAVVLNGVDTARFFVERRAHEGLRIGTVGRLERQKNLGMFLDAAEMVLARRPDARFEIVGDGSLRDHWKAEIARRSLDHAVSLPGTRSDIPQLFAGLDQFWLTSDWEGTPNVVLEAMAAGLAVIATRVGGTPEVIDDRRSGILVEPGDAAAVASASLELAGAPDVARELGASARKSTAERFSIDAMVRATTRVYEQAVAGVHA
- a CDS encoding glycosyltransferase family 39 protein; this encodes MNRTLFYSLVALGLAWRIWMLTHYRLVSGGDVDVYLADEGIVGLMGKHILEQHALPVFFYGQSYLGALEAYVAALFFALFGVGLTSLRAVPLVFSIALGVVVYRFAYRFHSVAVARWATALVAVAPMYFLQWNLKARGGFVEHVFLLFVVMLLFWSFYLYRRRDPATAFALGLAAGVALWVNQLVGAYLAAMAFLLLLDREDRRGWKEAAIGLVLGSCLLIGYNVVHPLATVRSLARKALVMNRVEASERDDAWARRGFEKRIAALGDGLDKLGIVFGVPPGADVERLGMSEEARAGGPLAPLRRRLFVLPLVVFAIALVAARPRRGPGGWSAIGSDPLLALFLVITFVVGYVSPRYMLPAYPLAAILAAALVTRLTGVRRAWMTAGLAAVLLFHLTGWVDAAMMPPAADDDRGEVLVRWLDDRGIRACYSASPLYHVVFAGGERVVISPLQKDRYPAYDDRIEATDSICYVFRDDQTAKRQHLAMLDLLKTKGVRYAEQRVGSYSVLYDFEPRRALRAGDVEAVRTAPAPGGAGNEGDESTDRTE
- a CDS encoding nucleotide sugar dehydrogenase translates to MTNELEKKIQDGTARAAVVGLGYVGLPLAVELAHSGLHVTGIDVSKKKVDAINAGRSYILDVPSERVDALVNKGLLDATTDFAAVSGLDTINICVPTPLRKTREPDLSFVISAIDSLLPHMRPGQLLILESTTYPGTTDEIVLPRLRSVGLEPGRDVEVAFSPERTDPGNKLFDTRRIPKVVGGCTPLASRAARALYGRCIDQVVMVSSPRVAEMVKLLENTFRSVNIALANEMAMMCAHLGIDVWEVIDAAATKPFGFMPFYPGPGLGGHCIPVDPLYLTWKARAEGFEPRFIELAGQINAQKPEFVAQKVSDALNDRRKSLKGSSILALGVAYKRDVDDVRESPALDVMTLLAAKGAKITYSDPFVPEIELRGNKLKSVEPAAAALAAADAVLLLTDHTAFDRPAIASASKLLIDTRNAFKGIDGDHILRV
- a CDS encoding glycosyltransferase family 2 protein → MTGAGTGSSSSVLPFVSVIIPMRNEEAWIARCLGSVLAQDYPADRMEVIVTDGMSTDSSPQMLADLAKRDPRVRVLANPGLIVPTGLNLAIAAARGDVIARIDAHTMIEPDYLRRGIELLARTGASNVGGPMICRGGSPVGDAIAAAMASRFGIGATFHFATGEVECDTVYMGMWPRRVFEEVGLFDEEFVRNQDDELSYRIRKAGGRIVVSPVMRSIYQNRESWKALASQFRQYGVWKVRVLQKHPRQMSIRHFVPPLFQAGVVVLVLGGIVVWRPALWIGLAAVALYAGLIGVVAVSGARGAAARARLWLALVLIHQSWAAGFLIGLVRFANRWGDTGGGAGRLPPACGGQKVFERQLDKA